A window of Paenibacillus sp. 19GGS1-52 contains these coding sequences:
- the rhaA gene encoding L-rhamnose isomerase, with product MDQSIINSYNEAKKLYEAHGINVDEVLEKLAQIKISLHCWQGDDVNGFLFKDKALSGGIAVTGSYPGRAGTPDELRQDLEKALSLIPGKHKVNLHAIYADTDEVVDLDELEPRHFASWVEWAKEQGLGLDFNPTCFSHPKAADGFTLSHADEEIRNFWITHCKASRKIAEHFGRELGQPCVTNFWIPDGYKDTPVDRLSPRVRLKESLDEIFSERIDPQYNIDAVESKLFGLGSESYVVGSHEFYMGYGMTRGVAICLDAGHFHPTEVISNKLSSILMFSEQLLLHVSRPVRWDSDHVVTMDDELLEIARELVRGDLLSRTNIGLDFFDGSINHIAAWVIGTRNTIKALLRAMLEPIAVLKQIELEGDYTSRLALVEEFKSYPFGAIWDYYCAKQNTPVREQWLADVKSYEQEVLSAR from the coding sequence ATGGATCAGAGCATAATCAACAGCTATAACGAAGCCAAAAAACTGTACGAAGCACACGGAATCAACGTTGATGAAGTATTGGAAAAGCTAGCACAGATCAAAATTTCCCTGCATTGCTGGCAGGGTGACGATGTAAATGGCTTTCTTTTCAAGGATAAAGCACTGAGTGGTGGAATTGCTGTAACCGGCAGCTATCCAGGTCGTGCAGGTACACCGGATGAGCTGCGGCAAGATTTAGAGAAGGCATTATCGCTGATCCCTGGTAAACACAAAGTGAATTTACATGCAATCTATGCAGACACAGATGAAGTGGTAGACTTGGACGAATTAGAACCACGTCATTTTGCTTCATGGGTTGAATGGGCTAAAGAACAGGGACTGGGGCTTGATTTCAACCCAACCTGCTTCTCTCATCCGAAAGCGGCGGACGGCTTCACTTTAAGCCATGCCGATGAGGAAATCCGCAATTTCTGGATTACCCACTGCAAAGCTTCCCGCAAAATCGCCGAACATTTCGGCCGGGAACTGGGACAGCCGTGTGTAACTAATTTCTGGATTCCGGATGGGTACAAGGATACTCCAGTTGATCGCCTATCTCCAAGAGTTCGTCTGAAGGAATCGCTGGATGAGATTTTTAGCGAGCGAATTGATCCGCAATACAACATTGATGCTGTAGAGAGTAAGCTGTTTGGCCTAGGTTCAGAGAGTTATGTAGTCGGATCGCATGAATTCTATATGGGTTATGGAATGACACGTGGCGTAGCGATCTGCCTGGATGCCGGACATTTCCATCCCACAGAAGTCATCTCCAATAAACTGTCCTCCATTCTCATGTTCAGCGAGCAACTGTTGCTGCATGTTAGCAGACCTGTGCGTTGGGATAGCGATCATGTAGTTACAATGGATGATGAATTGCTGGAAATTGCGCGTGAACTCGTACGTGGTGATTTGCTCTCCCGCACCAATATCGGTCTCGATTTCTTCGATGGCAGCATCAATCATATCGCGGCTTGGGTCATTGGCACACGCAATACGATTAAGGCGCTGCTGCGCGCAATGCTGGAGCCGATTGCCGTGCTTAAGCAGATCGAGTTAGAAGGAGATTATACCTCTCGTCTGGCGTTAGTCGAAGAATTCAAATCCTATCCATTTGGTGCGATCTGGGATTATTACTGCGCAAAGCAAAATACACCGGTACGCGAGCAATGGCTGGCTGATGTGAAGAGCTATGAGCAGGAAGTGCTGTCAGCAAGATAA
- the rhaD gene encoding rhamnulose-1-phosphate aldolase has translation MSTSVIESKGYIASIEAPFIQEMAEITRHMWELGWDELNGGNVSYLLDEEEVAKYINILEPLRVINLTFPVAELAGKYFIVTGSGKYFRNVIKDPEANMGVLRVSKNGESVEVLWGLRNGAVPTSELASHFMSHIERLKVDPTHRIVLHTHATNVIAMTFTHDLDELKFTKTLWEMCTECLVVFPDGVSVIPWIVPGSSEIGRETAKKMKDHRVVIWPQHGIFGTGSTMDSTFGLVETVEKAAIVYNLIGGREIKQKITDQQLVDLAKAFNVTPKAGILNV, from the coding sequence ATGAGTACATCCGTGATTGAATCCAAAGGTTATATTGCCAGCATTGAAGCACCGTTTATTCAGGAAATGGCCGAAATTACCCGCCACATGTGGGAACTGGGCTGGGATGAGCTGAACGGCGGTAACGTCAGCTACCTGCTGGATGAAGAAGAGGTTGCCAAGTATATCAACATTCTGGAGCCACTGCGTGTCATTAACCTGACATTTCCGGTAGCGGAATTGGCCGGCAAATATTTCATCGTAACGGGTTCCGGCAAATATTTTAGAAATGTGATCAAAGACCCAGAAGCTAATATGGGTGTACTTCGAGTCAGCAAAAACGGCGAGAGTGTAGAAGTGCTGTGGGGTCTGCGTAACGGAGCTGTGCCAACAAGTGAACTGGCTTCCCATTTCATGAGCCACATCGAACGTTTAAAGGTTGATCCAACACACCGTATCGTGCTGCATACACATGCAACCAATGTTATCGCTATGACCTTCACTCATGATCTGGATGAACTGAAGTTCACCAAGACACTCTGGGAAATGTGCACCGAATGCCTAGTTGTATTCCCAGATGGCGTTAGTGTCATTCCTTGGATCGTTCCGGGCAGCAGCGAAATTGGCCGCGAAACCGCTAAGAAAATGAAAGATCACCGTGTAGTGATCTGGCCGCAGCATGGTATCTTCGGCACAGGATCAACTATGGATTCAACTTTCGGTTTGGTTGAAACGGTAGAGAAAGCAGCGATTGTCTATAACCTGATCGGTGGCAGAGAGATCAAACAAAAAATCACTGACCAACAGCTGGTAGATTTGGCGAAAGCTTTTAATGTTACGCCTAAGGCTGGGATTCTGAACGTCTAA
- a CDS encoding DeoR/GlpR family DNA-binding transcription regulator, which translates to MLAAERRKKIIDLVHQDKRVLVSDLSRMFEVTEETIRRDLEKLEKDGILSRTYGGAMLNRHTNEDLPFVTRNALNTDIKRNIALKALDLINDGDTLMVDPSSTAFEFLKLLGNKNNLTIITNSINILHEFANSGLNIISSGGSLRYRSLSLVGPIAHETIERYNVDTAVISCKGIDMERGITDSNEPECELKKYMLRQASKVVLLADHTKFDKTAFTKLVELNRIDVLITDRKPSDAWIKRLKEDNIEVMY; encoded by the coding sequence ATGCTGGCAGCCGAAAGACGCAAGAAGATCATAGATCTGGTTCATCAGGATAAACGGGTGCTCGTCTCCGATTTAAGCCGTATGTTTGAGGTGACAGAAGAAACCATCCGCCGGGATCTGGAGAAATTGGAGAAGGATGGTATTCTGAGCCGCACCTATGGAGGGGCGATGCTGAATCGTCACACGAATGAGGATTTGCCTTTTGTGACACGCAACGCTCTGAATACAGATATCAAACGCAATATTGCGCTCAAAGCGCTCGATTTAATTAATGACGGAGACACCCTGATGGTCGATCCTAGCTCCACTGCTTTTGAATTTCTGAAGTTACTGGGCAACAAAAACAACCTGACGATCATTACGAACTCGATCAATATTTTGCATGAATTCGCGAATTCCGGTCTAAATATCATTTCGTCCGGCGGATCGCTGCGTTACCGCTCTCTGTCGCTGGTCGGTCCGATCGCCCATGAAACCATCGAGCGCTATAATGTAGATACAGCTGTCATTAGCTGCAAAGGGATTGATATGGAGCGTGGTATCACCGATTCCAACGAGCCCGAATGTGAGCTCAAAAAATATATGCTGCGCCAAGCCAGCAAGGTTGTACTGCTCGCCGATCATACCAAGTTCGACAAAACCGCTTTTACGAAGCTGGTTGAGTTGAACAGAATTGACGTGCTGATCACTGACCGCAAACCTTCTGACGCCTGGATAAAACGACTGAAAGAGGACAATATTGAGGTAATGTATTAA
- the rhaB gene encoding rhamnulokinase: MNNHIAVDIGASSGRLVLGTLDDGTLSLEEIHRFSNAFSERAGSCFWDIDYLFEQIIVGLQKAKAKGIHKCTLGIDTWAVDYVLLDAEGNRIQEVYAYRDRRTEQMMEEVAKHISPAIVYEKTGIQQLTFNTLYQLYAHNPEELAQADQILLVPDYLYYRLCGRKINEITNASTSQLLNLATRDFDEDLLKLLHLRREQFAALTEPGEVLGFISQPLVQQYDLPEECLLICAATHDTASAVLGIPLASDKSSAYISSGTWSLLGVELSQPINNKQAMEANYTNEWGAFGTYRFLKNIMGLWLIQEVRRLDGDRYSFAKLAELAGEADAFRSLIPCNDPRFLNPDNMIEEIRKSCVESGQPVPESIGQLARCIFDSLALSYFTYLLELEVLTGTAIEVLQIGGGGANNELLCQLTADIIGREVLAGPVESTALGNLAVQIIRAGNISNITEARTIIRNSFEIKSYVPRPIPQLAEILSLWEALHPGPVSETI; encoded by the coding sequence ATGAACAATCATATCGCCGTCGATATCGGCGCCTCCAGCGGGCGGCTTGTGCTCGGAACACTCGATGATGGGACGCTCTCCCTGGAGGAGATTCACAGGTTCAGTAATGCTTTCTCAGAGCGGGCTGGTTCCTGCTTCTGGGACATTGATTATTTATTCGAACAGATTATAGTCGGCCTGCAGAAAGCGAAAGCCAAAGGCATCCATAAATGTACCTTGGGAATTGATACCTGGGCTGTAGATTATGTGCTTCTGGATGCGGAAGGCAACCGCATCCAGGAGGTCTACGCTTACCGCGACCGCCGTACGGAGCAAATGATGGAAGAGGTAGCCAAGCATATTTCCCCCGCTATCGTGTATGAGAAGACAGGGATACAGCAGCTTACCTTCAATACGTTATACCAGCTGTACGCTCATAACCCGGAGGAGTTGGCGCAGGCAGACCAAATTCTGCTTGTACCTGATTACCTCTACTATAGGCTGTGCGGCCGCAAGATCAATGAGATAACTAATGCGTCTACGTCACAGCTGCTAAACTTGGCCACTCGTGATTTTGATGAGGATTTGCTGAAGCTGCTGCATCTCAGACGAGAGCAGTTCGCTGCATTGACTGAACCGGGTGAGGTGCTTGGTTTTATAAGCCAGCCACTTGTCCAACAATATGATCTCCCAGAAGAATGTCTGCTGATCTGTGCAGCTACGCATGACACAGCATCAGCTGTACTTGGCATTCCCCTTGCAAGCGATAAATCATCGGCCTATATCAGTAGCGGGACGTGGTCATTACTTGGTGTGGAGCTGAGTCAGCCGATTAACAATAAACAAGCCATGGAAGCCAACTATACCAATGAGTGGGGGGCCTTCGGTACCTACCGCTTTCTCAAGAACATTATGGGGTTATGGCTCATTCAGGAGGTACGCCGACTGGACGGTGATCGTTACAGCTTCGCGAAGTTAGCTGAGCTTGCCGGAGAAGCGGACGCGTTCCGCAGCCTTATTCCATGCAATGACCCGCGCTTTTTGAATCCGGACAACATGATTGAGGAGATTCGTAAATCTTGCGTGGAAAGCGGACAGCCCGTGCCTGAGTCGATAGGGCAGCTGGCGCGCTGTATTTTTGACAGTTTGGCCTTATCCTATTTTACTTATCTGTTGGAACTGGAAGTACTAACTGGAACAGCAATTGAAGTACTGCAAATCGGCGGGGGTGGTGCCAACAACGAACTGCTCTGCCAGCTGACTGCCGATATTATTGGCAGAGAGGTACTGGCTGGACCCGTGGAATCGACTGCGCTTGGCAACCTGGCAGTACAGATTATCAGAGCCGGTAATATTTCGAATATTACGGAAGCCAGAACGATTATCAGGAACTCTTTTGAGATTAAATCCTACGTACCACGGCCAATTCCACAACTAGCAGAGATTCTCAGCCTCTGGGAGGCGCTTCATCCAGGTCCAGTAAGCGAAACTATATAA
- a CDS encoding iron-containing alcohol dehydrogenase, with amino-acid sequence MSTHVYYVPSINIMGKGCLQEIGPFIQELQLKKALVVTDKFLVSSGIAGKLLAVLDAAHVEYVVYDEVKPNPTCKNVHDGVDFLKAHNCDYLISIGGGSPQDTAKAIGIIATNGGHIAEYEGVHKSKHKSLPIVAVNTTAGTSSEVTINYVITDEERKVKMVMVDKNSIATISVNDPELMVDKPAALTAATGMDALTHAIEALVTPGAYPVTDATALAAVELIFGNLARTVKNGHDIEAREQMVYAIFLGGLAFNNAGLGYVHAMAHQLGGVYDLPHGVCNAMLLPIVEEENAKYVPEKFRSIAKVIGFDVLGKSDKECADFVIESIKALSKEVGIPSKLSELGVNEVDLDLLAENAMKDACAPGNPFIPTKDEAIAMFKKIL; translated from the coding sequence ATGAGTACTCATGTGTATTATGTGCCATCGATCAACATTATGGGCAAAGGCTGTTTGCAGGAAATTGGTCCTTTCATTCAAGAACTACAATTGAAGAAGGCGCTCGTTGTAACCGACAAATTTCTAGTGAGTAGCGGGATCGCCGGTAAGTTGCTGGCCGTTCTGGATGCAGCGCATGTTGAATACGTCGTTTATGATGAAGTGAAACCTAACCCAACCTGTAAAAATGTTCATGACGGCGTGGATTTTCTCAAAGCGCATAACTGTGATTATCTAATCTCCATTGGTGGCGGCTCACCGCAGGATACGGCTAAGGCCATCGGTATTATCGCCACGAACGGCGGTCATATTGCTGAATACGAAGGCGTACACAAATCCAAACATAAATCGCTGCCCATCGTGGCCGTAAATACAACAGCTGGAACTTCCAGTGAAGTGACGATTAACTATGTAATTACAGATGAAGAACGCAAAGTGAAGATGGTTATGGTTGATAAGAATAGCATTGCTACCATTTCAGTTAATGATCCTGAGTTAATGGTAGATAAACCAGCCGCGCTTACGGCAGCAACCGGTATGGACGCCCTGACACATGCAATTGAAGCATTGGTAACTCCGGGTGCTTATCCGGTAACCGATGCTACGGCACTGGCGGCAGTCGAACTGATTTTTGGCAATCTGGCCCGCACCGTAAAGAATGGCCATGACATTGAAGCCCGCGAGCAAATGGTCTATGCGATCTTCTTGGGTGGCCTGGCGTTTAACAATGCTGGACTTGGTTATGTACATGCCATGGCGCATCAGCTTGGTGGTGTGTATGACTTGCCACATGGGGTCTGTAACGCCATGCTGCTGCCGATTGTGGAAGAAGAGAACGCCAAATACGTACCCGAGAAATTCAGATCCATTGCCAAGGTGATTGGCTTCGATGTATTAGGCAAAAGCGACAAGGAATGCGCGGATTTTGTCATCGAATCGATCAAGGCGTTGTCCAAGGAAGTTGGTATTCCGTCCAAATTATCGGAGCTGGGTGTGAACGAGGTTGATCTGGACCTGCTTGCTGAGAATGCAATGAAAGATGCCTGCGCTCCTGGAAATCCGTTTATCCCTACTAAAGATGAAGCTATTGCCATGTTCAAAAAAATCCTTTAG